One Lachnospiraceae bacterium C1.1 genomic region harbors:
- a CDS encoding S24 family peptidase, whose protein sequence is MEAYFGENSYNPIKNLNEEGRKKVMDYISLLEGYNNGEYLKEAPVLYEADSSQIVDFPAQASFIRVYENPVSASLGNFLANEAYEEVDRKDNNIPADADFGVRITGNSMQPRYIDGQIVWVHQQETLEEGQIGIFELNGECYCKQLHYENHQAQLISFNKEYAPIIIKESDSFRTFGRVLS, encoded by the coding sequence ATGGAAGCATATTTCGGTGAGAACAGCTACAATCCGATAAAAAATCTTAATGAAGAAGGCCGCAAAAAAGTGATGGATTATATTTCTCTGTTGGAGGGATACAACAACGGTGAGTATCTGAAAGAAGCTCCTGTTTTATATGAAGCAGATTCTTCCCAGATCGTAGACTTCCCGGCACAGGCATCTTTCATAAGAGTATATGAAAACCCTGTTTCTGCCAGTCTCGGAAACTTCCTTGCGAATGAAGCATATGAAGAAGTGGATCGTAAAGACAATAACATTCCTGCAGATGCAGACTTTGGTGTCCGGATCACCGGTAACAGTATGCAGCCAAGATATATAGACGGACAGATTGTCTGGGTTCATCAGCAGGAAACTCTTGAAGAAGGTCAGATAGGCATTTTCGAGCTGAACGGCGAATGCTACTGCAAGCAGCTTCATTATGAAAATCACCAGGCTCAGCTCATATCATTTAATAAAGAATACGCCCCCATAATAATCAAGGAAAGCGATTCCTTCCGGACTTTCGGGCGCGTACTAAGCTAA
- a CDS encoding helix-turn-helix transcriptional regulator: MSVINHLREIRMSKGLTQKEVADALSISKDSLSRYENGKQDPRLDVAIRLSKYLEVSMEILYDVAADQVPAASYFIPRSFF, from the coding sequence ATGTCAGTTATAAATCATCTTCGAGAAATACGTATGAGTAAAGGACTCACCCAAAAAGAAGTAGCTGATGCACTCTCTATCAGCAAGGATTCTCTCTCCCGGTACGAAAACGGGAAGCAGGATCCACGCCTTGATGTTGCGATCAGGCTCAGTAAATATTTGGAAGTTTCCATGGAAATTCTATATGACGTTGCTGCCGATCAAGTTCCGGCAGCGTCATATTTTATTCCAAGATCATTTTTCTAA